From Domibacillus sp. DTU_2020_1001157_1_SI_ALB_TIR_016, a single genomic window includes:
- the queF gene encoding preQ(1) synthase yields the protein MAGRKEEELKDITLLGNQGTNYIFDYDPSVLETFDNKHQNRDYFVKFNCPEFTSLCPMTGQPDFATIYISYIPDVKMVESKSLKLYLFSFRNHGDFHEDCMNIIMNDLIELMDPRYIEVWGKFTPRGGISIDPYTNYGKPGTKYEKMAEYRMMNHDLYPETVDNR from the coding sequence ATGGCTGGACGAAAAGAAGAAGAACTAAAAGACATTACGCTGCTTGGCAATCAGGGAACAAACTATATATTTGACTATGACCCATCCGTTCTTGAGACGTTTGACAATAAACATCAAAACCGTGATTACTTTGTAAAATTCAACTGCCCGGAATTCACGTCGCTTTGCCCAATGACGGGTCAGCCGGACTTTGCGACTATTTACATCAGTTACATTCCCGATGTGAAAATGGTCGAAAGTAAATCGTTGAAGCTGTACTTGTTCAGCTTCCGCAATCACGGTGATTTTCATGAGGACTGCATGAACATTATCATGAATGACCTTATTGAACTTATGGATCCACGCTACATTGAAGTATGGGGCAAATTCACGCCGCGTGGCGGGATTTCCATTGACCCGTACACGAACTACGGGAAGCCTGGCACGAAATACGAGAAAATGGCTGAGTACCGCATGATGAATCATGACCTGTATCCAGAAACAGTCGATAACCGGTAA
- a CDS encoding thioredoxin family protein encodes MQHVTSYTEFSDIISSSEAVLLYVSSPGCSVCHALLPQVKVLMQEFPRVTMVYANTGIAPDIAGQLTVFSVPAVLFFLKGKEQFRAVRFVPIGGLRESIGDALKII; translated from the coding sequence ATGCAGCATGTAACCTCATACACGGAATTTTCAGATATTATTTCATCCAGCGAAGCCGTGCTGCTTTATGTTTCAAGCCCTGGCTGTTCTGTTTGTCACGCCCTGCTGCCTCAGGTCAAAGTACTTATGCAGGAGTTCCCCCGTGTCACAATGGTTTACGCAAATACGGGAATCGCGCCGGATATTGCCGGCCAGTTGACTGTTTTTTCTGTGCCAGCTGTTCTTTTCTTTTTAAAAGGCAAGGAGCAATTCCGCGCGGTACGTTTTGTTCCGATCGGAGGCTTAAGAGAAAGTATTGGCGATGCTTTAAAAATCATTTGA
- a CDS encoding carbonic anhydrase produces the protein MTLLTNILAFNETFVENKEYEKFETTKFPDKRVVILTCMDTRLVELVTEAMNFKNGDVKIVRNAGAIVNHPFGSIMRSLLVAVYQLQADEVLVVGHHDCGMGSLSSDVIIDAMKERGIQQEVVDTLRNAGIEVDKWLSGFNSVEESVEHSVKMIKSHPLMVNSIPVHGLVIDPSTGKLDLVVDGYKKEEAL, from the coding sequence GTGACATTATTAACAAACATTTTAGCGTTTAACGAAACGTTTGTAGAAAACAAAGAATATGAAAAATTTGAGACAACAAAGTTCCCGGATAAGCGTGTCGTCATTTTAACATGTATGGATACACGTCTTGTCGAACTTGTAACTGAAGCCATGAATTTTAAAAACGGAGATGTAAAAATCGTTCGTAACGCCGGCGCGATCGTCAACCATCCGTTTGGATCGATTATGCGAAGCCTGCTGGTTGCAGTGTACCAGCTTCAAGCGGATGAAGTATTGGTCGTAGGGCATCATGATTGCGGTATGGGTTCTCTTTCAAGCGATGTCATTATCGATGCAATGAAGGAACGGGGCATCCAGCAGGAAGTAGTCGATACACTTCGCAACGCTGGAATTGAAGTAGATAAATGGCTGAGCGGCTTTAACAGCGTAGAAGAAAGTGTCGAGCACAGCGTGAAAATGATTAAGTCTCATCCATTGATGGTGAATTCTATTCCTGTACACGGGCTTGTTATTGACCCTTCAACGGGCAAATTAGATCTTGTGGTTGATGGATACAAAAAAGAAGAGGCTCTTTAA
- a CDS encoding zinc-dependent alcohol dehydrogenase has protein sequence MKAVTYQGVKNVVVKEVEAPSIQKPDDIIVKPTLTAICGSDLHLIHGMIPNLQQDYIIGHEPMGSVEEVGPAVTKVKKGDRVIVPFNISCGECWFCKHDLESQCDNSNDNDEMGAYFGYSGTTGGYPGGQAEYMRVPYGNFTPFKIPEDSEVEDEKLVLLADAASTAYWTVDNSGLKEGDTAIIFGCGPVGLLAQKFAWLKGAKRVIAADYVRYRLEHAKKTNKVEIVNFEDEQNIGNHLKEMTGGGAEVVMDCVGMDAKMTPIEFLAVGMKLQGGALSALVAASQAVRKGGTIQITGAYGGIYNAFPLGDIFQRNVNIRGGQAPVIHYMPYLYKLIAEGKVDPGDVVTHILPLDQAKKGYELFDTKTDDCIKVVLKP, from the coding sequence ATGAAAGCCGTCACATATCAAGGTGTGAAAAATGTGGTTGTAAAAGAAGTAGAAGCACCCAGCATTCAAAAACCGGACGATATTATCGTCAAGCCTACATTAACAGCTATTTGCGGGTCCGATCTGCATTTGATTCATGGCATGATTCCGAATCTTCAACAAGATTATATTATCGGGCATGAACCGATGGGGAGTGTAGAAGAAGTCGGTCCGGCTGTTACAAAAGTAAAAAAAGGAGACCGTGTCATTGTTCCGTTTAACATTAGCTGCGGAGAGTGCTGGTTTTGTAAGCATGACCTGGAAAGTCAGTGTGACAATTCTAATGATAATGACGAGATGGGCGCTTATTTTGGATATAGCGGCACGACAGGGGGATATCCTGGCGGGCAGGCCGAATATATGCGTGTTCCGTATGGGAATTTTACACCGTTTAAAATTCCAGAAGACAGTGAGGTGGAGGATGAGAAACTCGTCCTGCTGGCGGACGCCGCTTCAACGGCTTACTGGACCGTCGACAATTCCGGCTTAAAAGAGGGAGATACAGCGATTATTTTCGGCTGCGGCCCAGTTGGACTGCTTGCTCAAAAATTTGCCTGGTTAAAAGGAGCAAAACGTGTCATTGCGGCTGATTATGTGAGATATCGGCTTGAGCATGCGAAGAAAACAAATAAAGTAGAAATTGTGAACTTTGAAGACGAGCAAAACATTGGCAATCATCTGAAAGAAATGACAGGCGGCGGGGCAGAGGTAGTCATGGATTGTGTTGGAATGGATGCCAAAATGACACCAATCGAATTTCTTGCAGTGGGCATGAAGCTTCAGGGCGGTGCTTTAAGTGCTCTTGTGGCAGCCAGCCAGGCTGTCCGCAAAGGCGGTACGATTCAAATAACAGGTGCATACGGTGGAATCTATAACGCTTTTCCGCTCGGTGACATTTTTCAGCGCAACGTTAATATTCGGGGCGGCCAGGCTCCTGTTATTCACTACATGCCTTATTTATATAAGCTGATTGCGGAAGGAAAAGTGGATCCGGGTGATGTCGTGACGCACATTTTGCCGCTCGATCAAGCAAAAAAAGGCTATGAATTGTTTGATACAAAAACGGATGACTGTATAAAAGTAGTGTTAAAGCCATAA
- a CDS encoding spore coat protein — protein MNDYLDPINSVGMPELADSAIALEFLTSVKNGVRNCAIAITEAATPEVRSVLIKHLEQGIDLHGEVTELMLHKGWLYPYDVDKQMQLDIKSAETTVDIARLPLFPTNTNRKGLFPTPPK, from the coding sequence GTGAACGATTATTTAGATCCGATCAATTCAGTGGGAATGCCAGAACTTGCTGATTCTGCTATTGCGCTTGAATTTTTGACCTCTGTAAAAAATGGAGTAAGAAACTGTGCGATCGCTATAACAGAAGCGGCTACGCCGGAAGTCCGTTCTGTGCTGATTAAGCATCTGGAACAAGGTATCGACCTTCATGGTGAAGTAACAGAATTAATGCTGCATAAAGGCTGGCTCTATCCGTATGACGTGGATAAACAAATGCAGCTGGACATTAAGTCCGCTGAAACGACTGTCGACATTGCCCGGCTGCCGCTCTTCCCGACCAATACAAATCGAAAAGGGTTATTTCCAACCCCGCCTAAATAA
- a CDS encoding spore coat protein, which yields MDQKKLAFHETMELHEMINFKTSCMLKSKLMQGACFDSDLKAMLEKDAQQSIHQTNELLELYKGARTF from the coding sequence ATGGACCAAAAAAAGTTGGCCTTTCATGAAACAATGGAGCTCCATGAGATGATTAACTTTAAAACGAGCTGCATGCTCAAATCAAAACTCATGCAGGGTGCCTGCTTTGACAGTGATTTAAAAGCGATGCTAGAAAAAGACGCACAGCAGTCGATTCACCAAACGAACGAATTGTTAGAGCTTTATAAGGGAGCCAGAACATTTTAA
- a CDS encoding spore coat protein: MRNHLGQHESLELHELVVFKSLCTTKSAMMSKLAQDPELKTLLEADTQAGQQHLQQLKQLLPGGGVTQ, encoded by the coding sequence ATGAGGAATCATTTAGGTCAGCACGAGTCTCTGGAGCTGCATGAATTAGTCGTTTTTAAAAGCCTCTGTACGACAAAATCAGCGATGATGAGCAAACTTGCACAGGATCCGGAATTAAAAACCCTGCTTGAAGCAGACACACAAGCGGGCCAGCAGCACCTTCAACAGCTGAAGCAGCTTTTGCCGGGAGGTGGCGTGACACAATGA
- a CDS encoding spore coat protein — protein MNDLFKSIAGMGGMTDQVIATDFLISAKSGVRNAAFALTEAVTPELRSALREQLMATVSTHESISKYMMEKGYYHPYNLEEQTKIDLAVAQTSQDLVR, from the coding sequence ATGAATGATTTATTTAAAAGCATAGCAGGCATGGGCGGCATGACGGATCAGGTGATTGCAACGGACTTTTTGATTTCTGCCAAATCCGGTGTGAGGAATGCAGCGTTCGCGCTTACGGAAGCCGTAACACCTGAATTGCGTTCGGCCCTGCGTGAACAGCTTATGGCCACTGTTTCAACTCATGAAAGCATCAGCAAATATATGATGGAAAAAGGATATTACCATCCTTACAACCTGGAAGAACAGACGAAAATCGATCTGGCTGTCGCACAAACAAGCCAGGACCTTGTAAGATAG
- a CDS encoding catalase, whose protein sequence is MAINENSKNKQLDEFRVSDQGEKLTTNQGLRVSEDEHSLKAGDRGPTLMEDFHFREKMTHFDHERIPERVVHARGFAAHGYFQVYKSMKEYTKAGFLQDPSKKTPVFVRYSTVAGSRGSGDTVRDVRGFSTKFYTEEGNYDLVGNNIPVFFIQDAIKFPDLIHAVKPEPHNEMPQAASAHDTFWDFIANNQESAHMVMWHLSDRAIPRSYRMMEGFGVHTFRFVNEEGKARFVKFHWKPVLGIKSLVWDEAQKIAGKDPDFHRRDLWESIEMGDYPEFEFGVQMIDEEDEFKFDFDVLDPTKIWPEEDVPVKIIGKMTLNRNVDNVFAETEQAAFHPGHVVPGIDFTNDPLLQGRLFSYTDTQLIRLGGPNFHELPINRPVCPFFNNQRDGYGRQTINVGQVSYHQNSLAQNTPAPAKEEEGGYAHYQEKVEGRKVARRSDSFKDHFSQAALFWNSMTEVEKKHIIEAFSFELGKVKSKDIRQQVVNMFANVNAGLAAQVADAIGVQAPSGVEESSITKSSPALSQETNPVKGVATRKIAVLAGEGFSGKTMTDIYKAFEKAGTRPEVVSTKQGIIKGDDGAELEVDHTFLTADSVLFDAVYAAGGLSADPKAKKQAKAFLTEAYEHFKTVGATDDGVDLIADLPGDPGVVAEASPSEGYADTFLAALAEHRHWNRSV, encoded by the coding sequence ATGGCGATTAACGAAAACAGCAAAAACAAACAGCTGGATGAGTTCCGTGTAAGCGATCAAGGAGAAAAATTAACAACGAATCAGGGACTTCGCGTGTCAGAAGATGAACATTCGTTGAAAGCAGGGGACCGCGGGCCTACATTGATGGAAGATTTTCATTTTCGTGAAAAAATGACCCATTTTGACCATGAGCGCATTCCAGAGCGGGTTGTTCATGCACGCGGGTTTGCAGCGCATGGGTACTTTCAAGTGTATAAGTCTATGAAAGAATATACAAAAGCCGGCTTTTTACAGGATCCATCGAAGAAAACACCGGTTTTCGTCCGTTATTCGACTGTAGCGGGCTCCCGGGGTTCAGGAGATACGGTTCGTGATGTGCGCGGATTCTCAACGAAGTTTTATACGGAGGAAGGAAACTACGACCTTGTCGGTAATAACATCCCGGTCTTTTTTATCCAGGATGCGATCAAGTTTCCAGACTTGATTCATGCCGTCAAGCCAGAGCCTCATAACGAAATGCCTCAGGCAGCGAGTGCCCATGATACATTCTGGGATTTTATTGCTAACAACCAGGAATCAGCTCATATGGTTATGTGGCATTTGTCCGATCGTGCGATTCCGCGCAGCTACCGGATGATGGAAGGATTCGGTGTTCATACATTCCGTTTTGTGAACGAAGAAGGAAAAGCGCGGTTTGTAAAGTTTCATTGGAAGCCGGTTCTCGGTATTAAATCACTTGTGTGGGACGAAGCGCAAAAAATTGCCGGTAAAGATCCGGATTTCCACCGCCGCGACCTATGGGAATCGATCGAAATGGGGGATTATCCAGAATTCGAGTTTGGCGTGCAGATGATTGACGAAGAAGACGAATTTAAATTTGATTTTGATGTGCTGGATCCGACTAAAATTTGGCCGGAAGAAGACGTACCGGTAAAAATCATTGGGAAAATGACGCTTAACCGTAACGTCGATAATGTATTTGCCGAAACAGAACAAGCGGCTTTTCATCCGGGCCACGTTGTACCAGGAATTGATTTTACCAATGATCCGCTCCTGCAGGGACGGCTTTTCTCTTATACCGATACACAGCTTATCCGCCTCGGCGGGCCAAACTTCCATGAGCTGCCGATTAACCGCCCTGTCTGCCCGTTTTTTAACAACCAGCGTGATGGATACGGGCGCCAGACGATTAACGTCGGGCAGGTGAGCTACCATCAAAACTCGCTGGCTCAAAATACGCCGGCACCGGCCAAGGAAGAAGAAGGCGGCTACGCTCATTACCAGGAAAAAGTAGAAGGCCGTAAAGTAGCGCGCCGCAGCGATAGCTTTAAAGATCATTTTTCACAGGCCGCCCTGTTCTGGAACAGTATGACAGAGGTTGAAAAAAAGCATATTATTGAAGCGTTCAGCTTTGAACTGGGCAAAGTAAAAAGCAAAGATATTCGCCAGCAGGTTGTGAATATGTTTGCGAATGTCAATGCAGGCCTGGCGGCACAAGTAGCTGATGCCATTGGCGTGCAGGCACCATCTGGTGTAGAGGAATCGTCCATTACCAAATCTTCGCCCGCACTAAGCCAGGAAACAAACCCGGTTAAAGGGGTGGCAACCCGCAAAATTGCAGTCTTAGCAGGCGAGGGCTTCTCGGGCAAAACGATGACCGATATTTACAAAGCCTTTGAAAAAGCCGGCACCCGTCCCGAAGTGGTGAGCACAAAGCAGGGAATAATCAAAGGCGATGACGGAGCGGAGCTTGAAGTAGACCATACTTTCCTGACAGCCGACTCGGTTTTATTTGATGCCGTTTACGCAGCAGGCGGATTGAGTGCCGATCCAAAAGCGAAAAAGCAGGCAAAAGCTTTTTTAACAGAAGCATATGAACACTTTAAAACCGTAGGAGCGACAGATGACGGCGTGGATTTGATCGCGGATCTGCCTGGTGATCCGGGCGTAGTAGCGGAAGCATCTCCATCTGAGGGCTATGCAGACACCTTCCTCGCTGCTCTTGCTGAACATCGTCACTGGAACCGCTCTGTATAA
- a CDS encoding N-acetylmuramoyl-L-alanine amidase, whose product MNRRWIMEKARLGILLLFLLGFAGLAGQPASAHAQTGSITGDRVNVRESPSLSASVLGQVHTGDRVSILSSQNGWVQISYGSQKAWVSGQFVGGAAEKTASSGEFVRIQTEGTNLRSGPSTSSSVIVQGSVGERYPVTGRSGDWIRIRLASGNEAYVASWVVSGQGQGTHASTSASSLQGKVIVLDPGHGGMDGGTSGLYGTIEKNVTLQTAWKLRDTLAASGATVVLTRTGDQYVPLPARTADYGADAFISLHYDGAQSQQAAGHTAYYYHAGHQELARSLNEGLNGTLPNANRGTQYGDYFVLRENQRPAALLELGYLTNPAEESSIVSAAYQQQAAAGIRDGLASYFSR is encoded by the coding sequence ATGAATAGGCGGTGGATTATGGAAAAAGCAAGGCTCGGCATTTTACTTCTTTTTTTACTCGGCTTTGCCGGACTGGCAGGACAGCCGGCTTCAGCCCACGCTCAAACGGGCTCTATCACAGGAGACCGCGTAAATGTACGTGAAAGCCCTTCTCTTTCGGCTTCGGTTCTTGGACAGGTACATACGGGAGACCGTGTCTCTATTCTTTCATCCCAAAATGGCTGGGTGCAGATCTCCTACGGAAGCCAAAAAGCCTGGGTTAGCGGACAATTTGTCGGAGGAGCAGCTGAAAAAACAGCTTCTTCAGGAGAATTTGTCCGCATTCAAACAGAGGGGACCAATTTGCGAAGCGGCCCTTCAACATCTTCCTCTGTCATTGTTCAGGGATCTGTCGGTGAGCGTTACCCGGTTACAGGACGAAGCGGAGATTGGATTCGCATTCGCCTTGCAAGCGGAAATGAAGCTTATGTAGCCAGCTGGGTTGTATCTGGACAAGGCCAAGGGACCCATGCCTCTACTTCTGCTTCTTCTTTACAGGGCAAAGTGATTGTTCTGGATCCCGGTCATGGGGGAATGGACGGCGGAACGTCTGGTTTATACGGCACCATTGAAAAAAATGTGACGCTTCAAACAGCTTGGAAGCTGCGTGATACATTGGCTGCAAGTGGAGCAACCGTTGTATTAACCCGGACGGGCGATCAATATGTACCGCTGCCAGCCCGGACAGCTGACTACGGAGCAGATGCTTTTATCAGCCTGCATTATGACGGAGCACAGAGCCAGCAGGCAGCCGGCCATACAGCTTATTACTATCATGCGGGGCACCAAGAGCTTGCCCGTTCTTTAAATGAAGGGCTAAATGGAACACTGCCGAATGCAAACCGCGGGACACAGTATGGCGATTATTTCGTTCTTCGTGAAAATCAGCGGCCCGCTGCCCTGCTTGAGCTTGGTTATTTAACAAATCCAGCTGAAGAATCTTCAATCGTGTCAGCTGCCTACCAGCAGCAGGCAGCAGCCGGGATTCGAGACGGCTTAGCCTCTTATTTTTCTCGTTAA
- a CDS encoding lipoate--protein ligase, which yields MLFIDNKGIIDPRINLAIEEYAVKHLNIEESYLLFYINEPSIIIGKNQNTIEEINVDYVEENGIHVVRRLSGGGAVYHDLGNLNFSFITKDDGDSFHNFHKFTEPVVAALNKLGLNAEMSGRNDLTANGFKISGNAQFATKGRMFTHGTLLFDTNMNDVVAALKVRKDKIESKGIKSIRSRVANISDLIEQKMSITQFKQFILTQIFNGEEQVKEYVLTEEDWKVIHQISAERYGNWDWNYGKSPAFNIERSHRFPVGLIDVRLHVKGGDIQTARVFGDFFGAGDVAEVEKALLGTKYEKGAIRQALEPLDMKHYFGNVTTEDLVDLIY from the coding sequence ATGCTTTTTATTGACAACAAAGGGATTATCGATCCGCGCATTAATTTAGCGATTGAAGAATATGCCGTTAAACACTTGAATATTGAAGAATCTTATCTGCTTTTTTACATTAACGAACCTTCTATCATTATCGGTAAAAACCAGAATACCATTGAAGAAATAAATGTAGATTATGTCGAGGAAAACGGTATTCACGTTGTCCGCCGTCTGTCCGGCGGCGGCGCGGTTTACCACGATCTTGGCAATTTAAATTTCAGCTTTATTACAAAAGATGATGGAGACAGCTTTCATAACTTCCACAAGTTTACCGAGCCTGTTGTAGCAGCATTGAACAAATTGGGCTTGAATGCAGAAATGAGCGGGCGCAATGATTTAACAGCTAACGGGTTTAAGATCTCAGGAAACGCCCAATTTGCCACAAAAGGACGTATGTTTACACATGGGACGCTCCTGTTTGATACCAACATGAATGATGTCGTGGCTGCCCTTAAGGTGCGTAAAGACAAAATTGAATCTAAAGGCATTAAATCGATTCGCAGCCGTGTGGCAAATATATCTGACTTGATTGAGCAAAAAATGTCTATTACCCAGTTTAAACAATTTATTTTAACCCAAATTTTTAATGGTGAAGAGCAAGTAAAAGAATATGTGCTGACGGAAGAAGACTGGAAAGTCATTCACCAGATTTCAGCCGAGCGTTACGGAAATTGGGATTGGAACTACGGCAAATCGCCGGCTTTTAATATCGAACGCTCTCATCGATTTCCAGTCGGGCTTATTGATGTGCGCCTCCATGTAAAAGGAGGAGACATTCAAACAGCACGTGTTTTCGGTGACTTTTTTGGTGCAGGAGATGTAGCCGAAGTGGAAAAGGCGCTCCTTGGAACAAAATATGAAAAGGGTGCTATTCGCCAGGCGCTTGAGCCGCTGGATATGAAGCATTACTTCGGAAATGTTACGACCGAGGATCTTGTTGACCTAATATATTGA
- a CDS encoding DUF1206 domain-containing protein, translating to MTAKESMRSKVHEAKPWIRRFGRLGHMAKGTVYALVGLLALMAAAGAGGGTTDTSGALVTVADEPFGQTLLWLIGIGLIGYVIWELIKSIKDVQHEGTGAKGTAKRIGYMISAVIYGSLALTAIRLAIHAGGRGNSEKTISAKLLSQPFGQWIIGCIGLIIIVYGCIELYRGFKGKFMQYFKMNEMNKKEIGLARRAGKAGLLARGIVLAMIGFFFIKTAVTANPNETKGIDGALAELASQPYGQFLLGLAAAGLLLYGIYEMIRGRYQRMNFGRE from the coding sequence ATGACAGCAAAAGAAAGCATGCGATCAAAAGTACATGAAGCCAAACCGTGGATTCGGAGATTCGGGCGGCTGGGGCATATGGCAAAAGGAACGGTGTATGCACTCGTTGGCCTCCTTGCCCTGATGGCAGCAGCAGGCGCCGGCGGAGGAACGACCGATACAAGCGGCGCCCTCGTGACTGTAGCTGACGAACCATTTGGCCAGACACTGCTCTGGCTTATTGGCATTGGTCTGATTGGATATGTGATATGGGAACTCATCAAGTCGATAAAAGATGTCCAGCATGAAGGCACTGGAGCTAAAGGAACGGCAAAACGGATTGGTTACATGATCAGTGCGGTTATTTATGGCAGCCTGGCTCTCACTGCCATCCGGCTTGCTATCCATGCCGGCGGAAGAGGAAACTCGGAGAAAACTATTTCCGCAAAGCTTCTGTCTCAGCCGTTTGGGCAGTGGATCATTGGCTGTATTGGACTTATCATTATTGTGTATGGATGTATAGAATTATACCGGGGCTTTAAGGGGAAATTTATGCAATATTTTAAAATGAATGAAATGAATAAAAAAGAAATAGGTCTTGCCCGAAGAGCAGGAAAAGCTGGACTCCTTGCAAGGGGAATTGTGCTTGCGATGATTGGTTTTTTCTTTATTAAAACGGCTGTTACAGCCAATCCGAATGAAACAAAAGGCATTGATGGAGCGTTGGCAGAGCTTGCTTCGCAGCCGTACGGACAGTTTTTACTCGGCCTTGCCGCAGCAGGGCTTCTATTATATGGCATATACGAAATGATTCGCGGCCGTTACCAGCGCATGAATTTCGGCAGAGAATGA
- a CDS encoding sensor domain-containing diguanylate cyclase: MKEGEEVETDWLETAAFSRVFADILSIANDLIGDETFYISLVERDRLKVLQTLSKSDILVQEGKNVRLQDTYCQIPYASGQPMLVGNAKEDERTKHNDFTYSLNIGSYAGVPISLRDGSTFGTLCSMTTCLNRYDNKTVQILKKLASFLSYAIDTERLLIQDGLTGLYNRVYWKRILTSDWIEKEAHALLMIDLDKFKQVNDRFGHEAGDHVLMEVALVIKQIIPDDAYGFRFGGDEFGVLFLHRSAEEASLFAQEIIDESKRNQELRTYGVLLSAGIADTKRVPVQSLMKEADGLLYQSKRNGGCRVSI; the protein is encoded by the coding sequence ATGAAAGAAGGTGAAGAAGTGGAAACAGACTGGCTGGAAACAGCAGCATTTTCCCGCGTCTTTGCGGATATTTTGTCGATAGCCAACGATTTAATCGGAGATGAAACGTTTTATATCAGCTTGGTTGAAAGGGATCGCCTGAAGGTATTACAGACCCTTTCTAAAAGTGATATTTTGGTTCAAGAAGGGAAAAATGTCCGGCTGCAGGATACATACTGCCAAATCCCTTATGCAAGCGGACAGCCGATGCTGGTTGGAAATGCTAAGGAAGATGAGCGTACAAAGCATAATGATTTTACGTACTCGCTGAATATTGGTTCGTATGCGGGGGTACCTATTTCTTTAAGAGACGGAAGCACATTCGGCACGCTTTGCTCTATGACTACATGCTTAAATCGATATGACAACAAAACAGTTCAAATTCTCAAAAAGCTTGCTTCCTTTCTGTCTTATGCCATTGATACCGAGCGGCTGCTTATCCAGGACGGATTAACCGGCTTGTACAACCGTGTTTACTGGAAGCGGATCCTGACATCTGATTGGATTGAAAAAGAGGCACATGCCCTTTTAATGATCGATCTGGATAAGTTTAAACAAGTAAATGACCGGTTTGGACACGAAGCGGGAGACCATGTTTTAATGGAGGTTGCTTTAGTTATCAAGCAAATCATTCCTGACGATGCCTATGGTTTTCGATTTGGCGGTGATGAATTTGGTGTGCTCTTTTTGCACCGGTCAGCAGAGGAAGCATCTCTATTCGCCCAGGAAATAATCGATGAAAGCAAGCGGAATCAAGAACTCCGTACATATGGCGTTCTTTTATCGGCTGGGATCGCTGACACAAAACGAGTACCGGTTCAGTCTTTAATGAAAGAAGCAGATGGACTGTTGTATCAATCAAAGCGAAACGGTGGCTGCCGCGTATCTATCTGA